Proteins co-encoded in one Natronorubrum daqingense genomic window:
- the tgtA gene encoding tRNA guanosine(15) transglycosylase TgtA — MRECFEVRDTDAGGRIGELTVPRADVTVETPALLPVINPNLDTIAPRRLATEFGAEILITNSYIIHGTEDVREEALEDGLHDLLDFPGAIMTDSGSFQLSEYGEIDVTTEEILEFQHEIGSDIATPVDIPTPPDVPRERAEDELETTQERLELAETVDTGDMLVSAPVQGSTYPDLRERAGRHADATNLDVFPVGAVVPLMNDYRYDDMVDAVAGAKRGLGADAPVHLFGAGHPMMFALGVAMGCDLFDSAAYALYARDDRYLTVRGTRHLEDLEYLPCSCPICTEHSPEELRALDDDARETELGAHNLHVTFEEIRRIKQAIRAGNLLELVEQRARAHPTMLDGYRTLLDHADQLEQSDPVSKGAFFYTSHESARRPEVVRHHRRLERLSVPDSLFLTEGNSARTDEFDDSWRVQPPFGPFPRALSKSYPLTAEVPDRTDRAALEAAAEGVSRLVEANPDAAITLGHRGWPAGVLERVPEAVERVDLDAE; from the coding sequence ATGCGCGAGTGCTTCGAAGTCCGGGACACGGACGCCGGTGGGCGAATCGGCGAGTTGACCGTTCCGCGAGCAGACGTTACCGTCGAGACGCCGGCGCTGTTGCCGGTAATCAACCCGAATCTGGACACGATCGCCCCCCGTCGACTGGCCACGGAGTTCGGCGCCGAAATCCTCATCACGAACTCGTATATCATCCACGGGACCGAAGACGTCCGCGAGGAGGCCCTCGAGGACGGCCTCCACGACCTGCTCGACTTCCCCGGCGCGATCATGACCGACTCGGGCTCGTTCCAACTCTCCGAGTACGGTGAGATCGACGTCACGACCGAAGAGATCCTCGAGTTCCAGCACGAAATCGGCTCGGACATCGCGACGCCGGTCGACATCCCGACCCCGCCGGACGTCCCTCGCGAGCGCGCCGAGGACGAACTCGAGACGACCCAGGAGCGCCTCGAGTTGGCCGAAACCGTCGACACTGGGGACATGCTCGTCAGCGCACCCGTCCAGGGCTCGACGTACCCGGATCTGCGCGAGCGGGCGGGCCGCCACGCCGACGCGACGAATCTGGACGTGTTTCCCGTCGGTGCGGTCGTCCCGCTGATGAACGACTACCGCTACGACGACATGGTCGACGCCGTCGCGGGAGCCAAACGCGGTCTCGGCGCTGACGCACCGGTCCACCTCTTCGGTGCCGGCCATCCGATGATGTTCGCCCTCGGCGTCGCGATGGGCTGTGACCTCTTCGACTCCGCGGCCTACGCGCTCTACGCCCGCGACGATCGCTACCTGACGGTTCGTGGCACTCGCCACCTCGAGGACCTCGAGTATCTGCCCTGTTCGTGTCCCATCTGTACCGAGCACTCTCCCGAGGAACTGCGCGCGCTGGACGACGACGCGCGGGAAACGGAACTCGGCGCGCACAACCTCCACGTCACCTTCGAAGAGATCCGCCGAATCAAGCAAGCTATTCGCGCGGGGAACCTCCTCGAACTCGTCGAGCAACGCGCTCGCGCCCACCCGACGATGCTCGACGGCTACCGAACGCTGCTCGATCACGCCGACCAACTCGAGCAAAGCGACCCCGTCTCCAAGGGCGCGTTCTTCTACACCTCCCACGAGAGCGCCCGGCGGCCAGAAGTCGTTCGCCACCACCGACGTCTCGAGCGCCTCTCCGTGCCCGACTCGCTGTTTCTCACGGAAGGAAATTCCGCACGGACCGACGAGTTCGACGACTCCTGGCGCGTCCAACCGCCGTTTGGCCCCTTCCCGCGGGCGCTCTCGAAGAGCTATCCGCTCACCGCGGAAGTGCCGGATCGAACGGATCGCGCGGCCCTCGAGGCCGCAGCCGAGGGCGTCAGCCGACTCGTAGAGGCCAATCCTGACGCGGCGATCACGTTGGGCCATCGGGGCTGGCCAGCGGGTGTCCTCGAGCGCGTGCCGGAGGCGGTCGAGCGAGTCGATCTGGACGCCGAGTAG
- a CDS encoding TRAM domain-containing protein: protein MFEVTSLAFGLLITVLFGSWLVNRVRGGSDSSDRQQSYERHRDAQQREAPVEIGDSHDVAVQEFTEHHTGERQAVCKVQGFVVFVENIPDGLSVGDVIEVTILSFNRGHTSATATFERRA from the coding sequence ATGTTCGAGGTAACGTCGCTCGCTTTCGGCCTCCTCATCACCGTGTTGTTCGGTTCGTGGCTCGTGAACCGAGTACGTGGGGGGAGCGACTCGTCGGATCGACAGCAATCGTACGAACGTCATCGAGACGCTCAACAACGTGAAGCGCCAGTCGAAATCGGTGACAGCCACGACGTCGCCGTCCAGGAGTTTACTGAACACCACACGGGCGAGCGACAGGCCGTCTGCAAGGTCCAGGGATTCGTCGTCTTCGTCGAGAACATTCCCGACGGCCTCTCGGTCGGCGACGTAATCGAAGTCACGATCCTCTCGTTCAACCGCGGACACACCTCCGCGACGGCGACCTTCGAGCGCCGCGCTTGA
- a CDS encoding DUF4397 domain-containing protein, with amino-acid sequence MTLSRRTTIKAIGVAGAGSALTGTALAIQEDDVDDVDDEDDEDDGGVGAIRVGHFSPDAPDVDVYIANQQVLSDVGYDELSPYLDIAPGTYTMTITEAGDEDPIYEDSITVDTDYYTVAAIGEYGDETAETGSSIQEDEDEYDDDDDYGEDDDYDADDDPADEPEAEPEDDLEDDVEDDPEDDLDDDLEDDPDDDLEDDDDLEDEDDDLEDEDDDLEDEITDDGEFEVRMLYDAGPDDVEEESQLRVFNASPNSPELDVAEEEDGYTIFENVAYAEPPGYAPIDSGSRTIQLFESGDDDLQGDDEEDFGGVIAQEDPLAAAEADLEEGTAYTVYVIGYFEEGDGDGATAEGDRPFEMRVAVDGGEEDVDGEPEEAEPDEDEVDDDEDDLEDDEPEDEFDDEELEDDPETDPETDPEDDLEDEPEDDYADEDDPADEEEEPVPADD; translated from the coding sequence ATGACGCTATCACGACGAACGACAATCAAGGCAATCGGTGTCGCTGGCGCAGGGTCGGCACTGACTGGAACGGCTCTGGCCATCCAAGAAGACGACGTAGACGACGTAGACGACGAAGACGATGAAGACGACGGCGGAGTGGGCGCGATTCGCGTCGGGCACTTCTCGCCGGACGCACCCGACGTCGACGTCTACATCGCCAATCAGCAGGTTCTCTCGGACGTCGGCTACGACGAACTCTCGCCGTACCTCGACATCGCCCCCGGTACGTACACGATGACGATAACGGAGGCCGGCGACGAGGACCCGATCTACGAGGACTCCATCACGGTCGACACGGACTACTATACGGTCGCTGCGATCGGCGAGTACGGCGACGAAACGGCTGAAACCGGCTCGTCGATTCAGGAGGACGAAGACGAGTACGACGACGATGACGACTACGGTGAAGACGACGACTACGACGCTGACGACGACCCGGCGGACGAGCCCGAAGCGGAGCCTGAAGATGACCTCGAGGACGACGTAGAAGACGACCCCGAAGACGACCTCGACGATGATCTCGAGGACGACCCCGATGACGACCTCGAGGATGACGACGACCTCGAAGACGAAGACGACGACCTCGAGGACGAAGACGACGACCTCGAGGACGAGATCACCGACGACGGTGAGTTCGAAGTTCGGATGCTCTACGACGCAGGCCCCGACGACGTCGAAGAGGAGTCCCAGCTTCGCGTCTTCAACGCCTCGCCGAACTCGCCCGAACTGGACGTCGCGGAGGAAGAAGACGGGTACACCATCTTCGAAAACGTCGCCTACGCCGAGCCACCGGGATACGCGCCGATCGACTCCGGCTCCCGGACGATCCAGCTCTTCGAATCGGGCGACGACGACCTCCAGGGCGACGACGAGGAGGACTTCGGTGGCGTCATCGCACAGGAAGACCCACTCGCCGCCGCCGAAGCCGACCTCGAGGAAGGAACCGCGTACACGGTGTACGTTATCGGCTACTTCGAAGAGGGAGACGGCGACGGTGCGACCGCAGAAGGCGACCGACCGTTCGAGATGCGGGTTGCCGTCGACGGCGGCGAAGAGGACGTCGACGGTGAACCGGAGGAAGCTGAGCCGGACGAGGACGAAGTCGACGACGACGAAGACGACCTCGAGGACGACGAGCCAGAAGACGAGTTCGACGACGAAGAACTCGAGGACGATCCCGAGACCGATCCAGAAACCGACCCTGAGGACGATCTCGAAGACGAACCCGAGGACGACTATGCCGACGAAGACGACCCAGCCGACGAGGAAGAAGAGCCGGTGCCGGCCGACGACTAA
- a CDS encoding endonuclease/exonuclease/phosphatase family protein, translating into MRVLTWNVKGAFPYQAEDEIAAQFEYLKNLNNKPDLLMLNEVNQYRREFIRNLVTDELGYEGVVDTLSWANELRDSEVPPHHDIGHTNGNLTAVRDADCIEHTPLELFDETYDNEDSKHLSTHYPEKILVTTCELAGGEIEIWNVRAVPGSMKGEEKIKIFETVFQRILNGEERHRILAGDFNSPDTELADGQVVTYINDKDPKIRDRWRNAALNILKGLGHVGMVDVFRYQWGYGDVDTLDESFGNSRFDHIIASEELNPIDCFYDRESFEHSDHAALIADFDP; encoded by the coding sequence ATGCGAGTACTCACCTGGAACGTCAAGGGGGCGTTCCCATACCAAGCAGAGGATGAAATCGCGGCGCAGTTTGAATATCTCAAGAATCTGAATAATAAGCCAGATTTGCTAATGTTGAACGAGGTGAACCAGTATAGACGGGAGTTCATCCGTAACCTGGTTACCGACGAATTAGGATACGAAGGAGTCGTAGACACACTCTCGTGGGCAAACGAATTGCGTGACAGTGAGGTTCCCCCACATCATGACATCGGTCATACGAACGGTAATTTGACGGCTGTCCGTGACGCTGATTGCATCGAGCACACTCCTTTAGAACTCTTCGATGAAACGTACGACAATGAGGACAGCAAGCATCTTTCCACACACTACCCCGAGAAGATCCTCGTCACAACGTGTGAGCTCGCGGGTGGAGAGATCGAAATCTGGAATGTGCGAGCTGTCCCAGGGAGTATGAAGGGCGAAGAGAAAATTAAAATATTCGAGACAGTCTTCCAGCGGATTCTCAACGGTGAAGAGCGACACCGGATTCTCGCGGGTGATTTCAACTCACCCGATACGGAGTTGGCCGATGGCCAGGTAGTCACCTATATCAACGATAAGGATCCGAAAATCCGTGATCGGTGGCGAAATGCGGCGCTGAACATCCTCAAGGGACTGGGCCACGTAGGAATGGTGGACGTGTTCCGGTATCAATGGGGGTACGGGGACGTGGACACGCTCGACGAAAGCTTCGGAAACAGCCGGTTTGACCACATCATCGCCTCCGAGGAATTGAACCCGATTGATTGCTTCTACGATCGAGAGTCATTCGAACACAGCGACCACGCCGCACTCATTGCCGATTTCGATCCCTGA
- a CDS encoding bacterio-opsin activator domain-containing protein: MSDPSTQTESDATTEAATLDVLLIEDNPGDARLIQEMLRDTEELAQRVSSDESAGRTPEITRETRLEDGLETFEEGDSDVVLLDLNLPDSGGLDTLETVHEANEETPIVVLTGVRDQQVGVEAIQRGAQDFLVKDEVTSELLVRTIHHAIERARQERERRRQREQLEALNLLNRIGHDITHAVIPTETRSELEQRVCERLAEDDAYRFAWIGSVNPGSDHVVPAAAAGAEEGYLDTVEISVDEDDPIGQGPAGTAIRTGQVQVVNDIERDGEFDPWSEEALERGYRSVAAIPLIHEDLVYGVLGIYAESPRSFTSPETTILSRIGDVIAHAITAIERKDALVSNAVIELEFRIEELAEPLVQLSTDEECTIELEQLIHGDETLLAYGSASNVEQETFQETIGETEGFSEVRFLTVRRDEFQFELVAPAAVSLFETIATHGGRVQSATINDGEFRFVVELPRGRDTRQMIELINEQRDDVTYLAQRTSDRNTPSESGSTSVLDDDLTDKQRAALETAYFAGYFDWPRESTGEEISERLGIAPATFNQHLRTAERKFFDSVLGEE; the protein is encoded by the coding sequence ATGAGCGACCCATCCACACAGACAGAATCCGACGCCACGACAGAGGCGGCCACGCTAGATGTCCTCCTGATCGAGGACAACCCCGGCGACGCACGACTCATCCAGGAGATGCTCCGCGACACTGAAGAACTCGCCCAGCGGGTCAGTTCGGACGAGTCTGCGGGCCGGACACCCGAAATCACCCGCGAAACGCGACTCGAGGACGGCCTCGAGACGTTCGAGGAGGGCGATTCGGACGTGGTATTACTCGACTTGAACTTGCCCGACAGCGGCGGATTGGACACGCTCGAGACCGTTCACGAGGCGAACGAGGAGACACCTATCGTCGTCCTGACCGGCGTTCGAGATCAGCAAGTCGGCGTCGAGGCGATCCAACGCGGCGCACAGGACTTCCTCGTCAAAGACGAGGTGACGAGCGAGTTGCTCGTGCGGACGATTCACCACGCGATCGAACGCGCACGACAGGAGCGCGAACGCCGTCGTCAGCGCGAGCAGTTAGAGGCGCTCAATCTTCTCAATCGAATCGGCCACGACATCACGCACGCCGTCATCCCGACCGAGACGCGCTCGGAGTTAGAACAGCGCGTCTGTGAACGGCTAGCTGAAGACGACGCCTATCGGTTCGCCTGGATTGGGAGCGTCAACCCGGGGAGTGATCACGTCGTTCCAGCCGCCGCAGCGGGCGCCGAGGAGGGGTATCTCGATACCGTCGAGATCAGCGTCGACGAGGACGACCCGATCGGACAGGGACCGGCCGGAACGGCGATCAGGACCGGACAGGTTCAGGTCGTGAACGATATCGAACGAGACGGCGAGTTCGATCCGTGGAGTGAGGAAGCCCTCGAGCGAGGGTATCGCTCGGTGGCGGCGATCCCACTCATTCACGAGGATCTCGTCTACGGCGTGTTAGGTATCTACGCCGAGTCGCCGCGGTCGTTTACCAGCCCGGAGACGACGATCCTCTCCCGGATCGGTGACGTGATCGCCCACGCGATTACGGCGATCGAACGCAAGGACGCGCTCGTCAGCAACGCGGTCATCGAACTCGAGTTCCGCATCGAGGAGTTAGCGGAGCCACTCGTGCAACTGTCGACGGACGAGGAGTGTACGATCGAACTCGAGCAACTGATTCACGGCGACGAGACGCTGCTCGCGTACGGGTCGGCGTCCAACGTCGAGCAGGAGACGTTCCAGGAGACGATCGGGGAAACCGAGGGGTTCAGTGAGGTTCGATTCCTCACCGTGCGCCGCGACGAGTTCCAGTTCGAACTCGTCGCCCCAGCGGCCGTCTCGCTGTTCGAGACGATCGCGACCCACGGCGGGCGCGTTCAGTCGGCGACGATCAACGACGGCGAGTTCCGTTTCGTCGTCGAACTCCCTCGCGGACGAGACACGCGCCAGATGATCGAACTCATCAACGAGCAACGCGACGACGTCACCTACCTCGCCCAGCGGACCAGCGACCGAAACACGCCGAGTGAGTCGGGATCCACGTCGGTTCTCGACGACGACCTCACCGACAAGCAACGTGCTGCACTCGAGACGGCGTACTTCGCGGGCTACTTCGACTGGCCCCGCGAGAGCACCGGCGAGGAGATTTCCGAGCGACTCGGCATCGCGCCGGCGACGTTCAACCAGCACCTGCGGACGGCAGAACGGAAGTTCTTCGATTCGGTCCTCGGTGAGGAGTGA
- a CDS encoding PadR family transcriptional regulator yields the protein MDQLTGFQRDLLYVIAGKDRPSGQEILDDVNRYIDQPVTHGRLYPNLDTLVEKELVEKGQLDRRTNYYALTPKGRRTLQRRQEWVDQYVDV from the coding sequence ATGGATCAGCTCACAGGCTTCCAACGAGACTTGCTGTACGTAATCGCCGGTAAAGACCGTCCGTCCGGACAGGAGATACTCGACGACGTCAATCGCTATATTGACCAACCGGTCACGCACGGCCGGCTGTATCCAAATCTCGACACCTTAGTCGAGAAGGAACTCGTCGAGAAAGGCCAACTCGATCGGCGGACGAACTACTACGCATTGACCCCGAAAGGGAGACGCACCCTACAGCGCCGTCAGGAGTGGGTCGACCAGTACGTCGACGTCTAA
- a CDS encoding HalOD1 output domain-containing protein, with product MSDLSIGSAENGLDESVSIAVVTAVADRREVPVTELPPLYEWIDPDSLDALFEPTRRHGSRSGSLEFDYDGHDIVVEVENGLEITIDGTAAPEPISASRYGFSDDSSSSV from the coding sequence GTGAGCGATCTATCTATCGGTTCGGCTGAGAACGGCCTCGATGAATCCGTGAGCATCGCGGTCGTTACAGCGGTCGCGGACCGACGGGAAGTCCCCGTAACCGAACTCCCACCACTGTACGAGTGGATCGATCCGGATTCGCTGGACGCCCTGTTCGAACCGACCCGGCGACACGGTTCCCGTTCCGGCTCCCTTGAGTTCGACTACGACGGACACGACATCGTCGTCGAGGTCGAGAACGGCCTCGAGATTACGATCGACGGGACGGCGGCTCCCGAACCGATATCAGCGTCGAGGTACGGGTTCTCCGACGACTCGTCCTCGAGCGTGTAG
- a CDS encoding response regulator has product MTNRRQSSLESAQILLVEDNPGDVRLTEEAFKQAQIENDLHVVPDGTEALDFCYQRNEHEHAPRPDLILLDLNLPQKSGEAVLQELKTDPDLRSIPIIVLTSSRAEADVLRSYELHANAYLTKPVDPDEFIETVHAFERFWFSAVRLPHNGEYS; this is encoded by the coding sequence ATGACTAATCGCAGACAGTCTTCTCTCGAGTCAGCACAGATCCTCCTCGTCGAGGACAACCCGGGCGACGTTCGGCTGACCGAAGAAGCGTTCAAACAAGCACAGATCGAGAACGACTTACACGTCGTTCCGGACGGAACTGAAGCCCTCGACTTTTGTTACCAGCGAAACGAACACGAACACGCGCCGCGACCGGACCTCATCCTGTTGGACCTCAATTTGCCACAAAAAAGCGGCGAGGCGGTCCTACAGGAACTCAAGACGGATCCGGATCTCCGCTCGATTCCGATCATCGTCTTGACGAGTTCTCGAGCCGAAGCGGACGTGCTCAGATCGTACGAACTGCACGCGAACGCGTACCTGACGAAACCGGTCGACCCGGACGAATTCATCGAGACCGTCCACGCATTCGAGCGGTTCTGGTTCTCGGCCGTTCGGTTGCCACACAACGGAGAGTACTCATGA
- the arcS gene encoding archaeosine synthase subunit alpha encodes MTDYFEVHERDGAARVGELRLESPVTTPALVDDVLADAGSLWSGEREVPAGDDSQLTVLPHRAFPGGTADEVQESFAVDHPDVDYPSVAVVSSEHVTAQETDAYAVSDVQSITGHGAALVDAVVSVREEIPTDTALLFSGVATPRNVALLAYAGVDLFDETAAVVKGTEGRYLTTDEAYFLEDLAELPCSCPACQKPREEFTRQDCAEHNANALAAELAIVRRRIRDGRLRDYVEGQARQDQWLTAAMRELDSQWGYLEERTPILRDAEISAATEDTLRRVEIQRYADRVTSRYRNRFKNPLVLVPCSAAKPYSESQSHRQFHDAIQWRAHLVSMTSPIGVVPQELETTYPAQHYDTVVTGRWSEDEKQFVSAVLERYLERNEYPDIIAHVPGEGYRDIVGRVEDELDLEITYTVPEGGHPTDEESLANLSSALSGELKYSKREREHNTVRALADYLLGDGAGDDLFEDIQTTSRYPKIQVRNDEETQLATMVPQYGTLSFTLEGAKRWVTSDVPTKRIEIDGFVPHGSVLAPGIVDADEDIRVGDEVVVEGPKAFGIGRAEMFGREMKESTRGIAAEIRHVEEK; translated from the coding sequence ATGACCGACTACTTCGAAGTCCACGAGCGCGACGGGGCCGCTCGAGTGGGCGAACTCCGCCTCGAGTCGCCCGTCACGACCCCGGCGCTCGTCGACGACGTCCTCGCGGACGCCGGCTCGCTCTGGAGCGGCGAGCGGGAGGTCCCCGCGGGTGACGACTCCCAACTCACCGTGCTCCCCCACCGGGCGTTCCCCGGTGGGACGGCCGACGAGGTTCAAGAATCGTTCGCCGTGGACCACCCCGACGTCGACTACCCGAGCGTCGCCGTCGTCTCGAGCGAGCACGTGACGGCCCAAGAGACCGACGCCTACGCCGTCTCTGACGTGCAGTCGATCACGGGACACGGCGCGGCGCTCGTCGACGCCGTCGTCTCCGTCCGCGAGGAGATTCCGACCGACACCGCGCTCTTGTTCTCCGGCGTCGCCACGCCTCGAAACGTCGCCCTCCTCGCCTACGCGGGAGTCGATCTCTTCGACGAAACCGCAGCCGTCGTGAAGGGCACTGAAGGTCGATACCTCACCACCGACGAGGCCTACTTCCTCGAGGACTTGGCGGAACTGCCCTGCTCGTGTCCGGCTTGCCAGAAGCCACGCGAGGAGTTCACTCGACAGGACTGCGCCGAACACAACGCCAACGCGCTCGCGGCCGAACTCGCCATCGTTCGCCGTCGGATTCGCGACGGACGACTCCGCGATTACGTCGAAGGACAGGCCCGTCAGGACCAGTGGCTCACCGCCGCCATGCGCGAACTCGATTCCCAGTGGGGCTACCTCGAGGAGCGAACCCCAATCTTGCGAGACGCCGAAATTTCGGCGGCGACCGAGGACACCCTGCGTCGCGTCGAGATCCAGCGCTACGCGGATCGCGTGACGAGTCGCTACCGAAACCGGTTCAAAAATCCGCTCGTGTTGGTCCCTTGCTCGGCGGCCAAACCCTACAGCGAGTCCCAGAGCCACCGCCAGTTCCACGACGCCATCCAGTGGCGCGCCCACCTCGTCTCGATGACCAGCCCTATCGGCGTCGTTCCCCAGGAACTCGAGACGACCTACCCCGCCCAACACTACGACACCGTCGTCACGGGTCGCTGGTCCGAGGACGAAAAGCAGTTCGTGAGCGCGGTCCTCGAGCGCTACCTCGAGCGAAACGAGTACCCCGACATCATCGCCCACGTTCCCGGCGAGGGCTATCGCGACATCGTCGGCCGCGTCGAAGACGAACTCGACCTCGAGATCACCTACACCGTCCCCGAGGGCGGTCACCCGACCGACGAGGAATCGCTCGCGAACCTCTCGAGTGCGCTGTCGGGCGAATTGAAGTACTCGAAGCGCGAGCGCGAGCACAACACCGTCCGCGCCCTCGCGGATTACCTGCTCGGCGACGGTGCCGGCGACGACCTCTTCGAGGATATTCAGACGACCAGTCGGTATCCGAAAATTCAGGTTCGAAACGACGAGGAGACGCAACTGGCGACGATGGTGCCCCAGTACGGGACGCTTTCGTTCACACTCGAGGGGGCGAAACGCTGGGTTACGAGCGACGTCCCGACGAAACGAATCGAGATCGACGGCTTCGTTCCCCACGGCAGCGTCCTCGCACCCGGCATCGTCGACGCCGACGAGGACATCCGCGTCGGTGACGAGGTCGTCGTCGAGGGGCCGAAGGCGTTCGGAATCGGCCGCGCGGAGATGTTCGGTCGGGAGATGAAAGAGAGCACGCGCGGCATCGCCGCCGAAATTCGACACGTCGAAGAGAAATAA
- a CDS encoding formyltransferase family protein codes for MTRPSTVGILAEPFLYEWQVRAIERVRREADVTIPLVVVNSSTEEYDAESWNKKSRLEFDDVRQFFKIAQRERAWAFVLAERTLGRVAGDDQKRWHRHSIENVDCLADAEHVRCSPLTDGNWNELPDDIVDRLAVDCDVVVRFGFGLIRGDVLTAPEYGVVSFHPADIRRYRGMGPPVAFHDGRTRAGSTLQRLDESIDGGEIVAYEDVSISHCHTLWDVFDRLATLQVDLLTTGISNLQDPTFEPAVVPDHRLGEFYSRDLRRSGAFAGRILAKNCSGRLQRRLERSRSSNRIAEYLSRWTN; via the coding sequence ATGACTCGCCCGTCGACAGTCGGGATTTTAGCCGAACCGTTTCTCTACGAGTGGCAGGTGCGTGCGATCGAACGGGTACGACGCGAGGCCGACGTGACGATTCCGCTGGTCGTCGTCAACTCGAGTACCGAGGAGTACGACGCCGAATCCTGGAACAAAAAGTCGCGCCTCGAGTTCGATGACGTCCGACAGTTTTTCAAAATCGCCCAACGAGAGCGAGCGTGGGCGTTCGTCCTCGCGGAACGGACCCTCGGTCGAGTGGCCGGTGACGATCAGAAACGATGGCATCGCCACTCGATCGAGAACGTCGACTGCCTCGCCGACGCAGAACACGTCCGCTGTTCCCCGTTGACCGACGGCAACTGGAACGAATTGCCCGACGACATCGTCGACCGTCTCGCCGTCGACTGCGACGTCGTCGTTCGCTTCGGCTTCGGTCTCATCCGTGGCGACGTCCTCACCGCGCCCGAGTACGGCGTCGTGAGTTTCCACCCGGCCGACATCCGACGCTACCGCGGAATGGGGCCGCCGGTCGCCTTCCACGACGGCAGAACTCGAGCCGGCTCGACGCTCCAGCGACTCGACGAGTCGATCGACGGCGGCGAAATCGTCGCGTACGAAGACGTCTCGATCAGTCACTGTCACACGCTCTGGGACGTCTTCGACCGCCTCGCCACCCTCCAGGTCGATCTCCTGACGACGGGCATCTCGAACCTGCAAGATCCGACGTTCGAACCCGCTGTCGTTCCCGACCACCGACTCGGCGAGTTCTACTCCCGCGATCTGCGACGCTCCGGCGCGTTCGCCGGCCGTATCCTCGCGAAAAACTGCAGCGGACGCCTCCAGCGGCGACTCGAGCGAAGTCGGTCGTCGAACCGGATCGCGGAGTATCTGAGTCGCTGGACGAACTGA
- a CDS encoding NUDIX hydrolase has product MTNDPLSWVTTSQQVAYSCPGFDVVNESVQLPDGTETEFDYVSEPPSVCILPFTPDGDIVCIDEWRQAVSRVNRGIPVGGTEPDDDSLEAAARRELAEETGHEADSLESLVTVEPANGLADSVLHVFVATGCRPTAEQRLDHNESIRVTHWSESDALEAVREGDVRDGRLVLALSYYRLFEAEN; this is encoded by the coding sequence ATGACGAACGATCCGCTCTCTTGGGTGACGACGAGCCAACAGGTAGCCTACTCCTGTCCGGGGTTCGACGTCGTTAACGAGTCCGTTCAGTTGCCCGACGGCACCGAAACCGAGTTCGATTACGTCTCCGAACCGCCGAGCGTCTGCATCCTCCCCTTTACCCCCGACGGAGACATCGTCTGCATCGACGAGTGGCGACAGGCCGTCTCTCGAGTCAACCGGGGCATCCCCGTCGGTGGGACCGAACCCGACGACGACTCCCTCGAGGCGGCCGCCCGGCGCGAACTCGCCGAAGAGACGGGCCACGAAGCGGACTCGCTCGAGTCGCTGGTAACCGTCGAACCGGCGAACGGGCTCGCCGATTCGGTCCTCCACGTCTTCGTCGCCACCGGCTGTCGACCGACGGCCGAACAGCGACTCGATCACAACGAGAGCATCCGCGTGACTCACTGGAGCGAATCGGACGCGCTCGAGGCCGTCCGCGAGGGAGACGTCCGCGACGGACGACTGGTGCTCGCGCTGTCGTACTACCGGCTCTTCGAAGCTGAAAACTGA